One window of Quercus robur chromosome 5, dhQueRobu3.1, whole genome shotgun sequence genomic DNA carries:
- the LOC126725489 gene encoding uncharacterized protein LOC126725489, whose protein sequence is MSSASSNQSVVRDGTEYEDVYPSGHKDQESPGESRSPSASSSSSTNEDVEIVEVEGSDDDGDQQLESVVGADGLRQFIMLPEWTVHRFTSVIRERHFSTFRTNFQIPDYVSIRLPYVSEKCYYEGVDGVGVYEQALKAGLRFPLSTLHRELLQYLGLSVTQISPNAWRVFIAMEILYGAMSNGERKLTVREFLHCYRPDEISGSRGMYSFASRSPLLKVIFETPDSNRDWKSRYFFLEGDRWMNHPGETEFMPVDTTWAVINQTRRRRPQVSLEEFSFLEKVCKKTTPEERTWAKLVNPRTIHWYCDGPEPTQEAIRYDERVHKQMDDAKRRALIKSQAVKKRESGEEVPKASASIPKRKLTTKSDRPFKQPKVSLEPVVGLMAEGNKAVTPAKQGKGKGLMAVPDGKQERPPSLLRDDSKYALEKLSSIITAEDYEDLGNHSTEAMGETGLFAVAQSLVMMKGLLDRCLNRESSLDRVRAKAQQTEEELGQLQRWRSKMGKKLELSEQARKELEEKTATSLTVIENKEAEIKQLKEEIRQAKVAAVEEYRCSESCLGELSDSFLQGFDDSLRQVKKAYPELDLTMVKLEDQAQTSALPVASENTEDLFGDGAAQGDGESAPSKDVPDAEEKKD, encoded by the exons atgtctagtgcgtcaagtaaccagtcggtggttcgtgatgggacggaatacgaggatgtatacccgtccggtcataaagaccaagagagccccggcgaaagtaggagtccgtctgcctcctcttcatcctcaacaaatgaggatgtggagatagtcGAAGTAGAGGGTTCCGATGATGACGGGGATCAACAACTGGAGTCCGTTGTAGgcgctgatggactaaggcagttcatcatgttgccagagtggactgttcataggtttacatccgtcatcagggagagacatttcagcaccttcaggaccaacttccaaatcccagactatgtctccatccgtctaccatatgtgtcggagaagtgttattACGAAGGGGTAGACGGTGTAGGAGTGTACGAACAGGCattgaaggctggacttcgattcccgctttctacccttcatagggaactcttgcagtatctggggttgtccgtcacccagatatcccctaacgcctggagggtcttcatagccatggagattctctacggtgcaatgtcaaacggggaaaggaaattgacggtccgtgaatttcttcactgttaccgtccagacgagatttctggatcaagggggatgtacagttttgccagtcggagccccttgttgaaggtgatctttgagaccccagactcaaatagagactggaagagtcggtacttcttcctggagggtgatagatggatgaaccatccaggggagacggagttcatgcccgtcgacacaacttgggcagttataaatcagacac gtagacggcgcccacaagtcagCCTCGAGGAGTTTAGCTTCCTTGAAAAGGTTTGCAAGAAGactacgccggaggaaaggacttgggcgaagttggtgaacccgaggaccatacattggtactgcgacggtcctgagcccacccaagaagCGATAAGATACGACGAGCGAGTTCACAAAC agatggatgACGCAAAGAGGAGAGCTTTGATCAAGtcccaagccgtcaagaagagggaatccggcgaggaGGTTCCTAAGGCATCAGCTTCAATCCCTAAAAGGAAACTGACGACAAAATCCGACCGTCCctttaagcaaccaaaggtctctcttgaacctgtggttggcttaatggctgagggtaacAAGGCCGTCACCCCAGCGAAGCAGGGGAAGGGCAAAGGATTGATGGCGGTCCCAGacggtaagcaagagagacccCCTTCCCTTCTTCGTGATgactccaagtatgcattggagaaactgtcgtccatcatcacggcagaagactatgaagacctgggaaaccattcgacggaggccatgggggagacgggcctcttcgccgtcgctcag tccttggtcatgatgaagggactacttgaccggtgtctcaaccgtgagagtagcttggaccgggtgcgcgcgaaggcgcagcagacggaggaagagctcggacaactTCAGAGATGGAGGTCCAAGATGGggaagaagctggagctttctgagcAGGCGAGGAAGGAGCTTGAGGAGAAGACGGCCACTTCGCTGACGGTCATAGAGAACAAAGAAGCTGAGATAAAACAACTCAAAGAAGAGATCCGTCAGGCTAAAGTGGCAGCCGTCGAGGAGTACCGATGCTCGGAGTCCTGTTTGGGCGAGCTGTCGGACTCCTTCCTCCAAGGATTCGATGATTCcctccgtcaagtcaagaaggcttatccagagctggacttgacaatggtcaaacttgaggaccaagcccagacttctgccctccccgtcgcctccgaaaatacggaggacctttTTGGAGACGGTGCTGCTCAGGGAGACGGAGAGTCCGccccgtcgaaggatgtcccagatgctgaagaaaagaaagattga